From a single Saccharomyces kudriavzevii IFO 1802 strain IFO1802 genome assembly, chromosome: 15 genomic region:
- the MET7 gene encoding tetrahydrofolate synthase (similar to Saccharomyces cerevisiae MET7 (YOR241W); ancestral locus Anc_8.669) — MIIRNPLRMIGKTYHDAVTALNSLQSNYANIMAIRQTGDRKNIMTLLEMHEWSRRIGYSASDFNKLNIVHITGTKGKGSTAAFTSSILGQYKEQLPRIGLYTSPHLRSVRERIRINGEPISEEKFAKYFFEVWDRLDKTTSPLDKFPHMIPGSKPGYFKFLTLLSFHTFIKEDCKSCVYEVGVGGELDSTNMIEKPIVCGVTLLGIDHTFMLGDTIEEIAWNKGGIFKPGAPAFTVEKQIPEGLAVLKERAGERKTTLTEVPVFQQLQHAKLGIAGEFQRSNASLAVVLASEVLHTSNVLDKKLGCNPDASIPKKFLDGLQNTKWEGRCQILEREENIWYIDGAHTKDSMIAASTWFRDTVCSSKRKKVLLFNQQSRDAKALVNNLYTSVSPDVIFDDVIFTTNVTWKSGSYSADLVSMNTSQEDVENLKVQESLTNNWKEIDGNHARRYVTPNIEEANELIEKLYDEPADIFVTGSLHLVGGLLVVFDRLDVK, encoded by the coding sequence ATGATAATCAGGAATCCATTGAGAATGATTGGGAAAACTTATCATGACGCTGTTACCGCACTGAATTCTCTGCAATCCAATTACGCCAATATCATGGCAATCCGTCAAACGGGTGATCGTAAAAACATCATGACACTATTGGAAATGCATGAATGGTCTAGACGGATTGGCTACTCCGCATCTGACTTTAATAAATTGAATATTGTCCATATTACCGGGACAAAAGGTAAAGGTTCTACTGCCGCATTCACTTCATCGATTTTAGGACAGTATAAAGAGCAGCTTCCACGTATTGGGCTATACACATCCCCGCATCTGAGGTCAGTAAGAGAAAGAATAAGAATCAATGGAGAGCCGATCTCTGAGGAAAAATTTGCtaaatattttttcgaaGTGTGGGATCGTTTGGATAAAACAACTTCGCCCTTGGATAAGTTTCCACATATGATTCCAGGCAGTAAGCCCGGctatttcaaatttctcaCATTACTCTCATTCCATACTTTTATAAAAGAAGATTGTAAAAGTTGTGTCTATGAAGTCGGTGTAGGTGGTGAATTAGATAGCACTAACATGATTGAAAAACCGATTGTCTGCGGCGTTACTTTACTGGGAATAGACCATACCTTCATGCTAGGTGATACTATCGAAGAAATTGCTTGGAATAAAGGTGGAATTTTCAAACCTGGAGCGCCAGCTTTCACTGTTGAGAAGCAGATTCCTGAGGGGTTAGCAGTGTTGAAGGAAAGAGCTGGAGAACGCAAAACAACGTTAACAGAAGTACCTGTATTTCAGCAGTTGCAACATGCCAAACTCGGAATTGCTGGCGAGTTCCAAAGAAGTAATGCATCTCTTGCCGTTGTGTTGGCTTCTGAAGTCTTGCACACATCCAACGTGCTAGACAAGAAGTTGGGTTGCAATCCAGATGCAtcaattccaaaaaaatttttagaTGGTCTACAGAACACTAAGTGGGAAGGCAGATGTCAAATCCTTGAAAGAGAGGAAAACATTTGGTACATTGATGGTGCGCATACTAAAGATAGTATGATAGCAGCGTCAACGTGGTTCAGAGACACAGTTTGCTCAtcgaagagaaagaaagttTTACTTTTTAATCAACAAAGTAGGGATGCTAAAGCTCTTGTAAATAACCTATACACATCTGTTTCTCCAGACGTCATCTTTGATGATGTGATATTTACCACAAATGTCACTTGGAAGTCAGGTTCATACAGTGCTGACCTCGTTTCCATGAACACCTCTCAAGAAGACGTAGAGAACCTAAAAGTTCAGGAGTCATTGACCAACAACTGGAAGGAAATAGACGGAAATCATGCTCGTAGATATGTGACACCGAATATAGAAGAAGCAAACGAATTGATCGAAAAATTATACGATGAACCTGCTGACATATTTGTAACCGGCTCATTACATCTTGTTGGTGGATTATTAGTGGTTTTTGATAGACTAGATGTCAAGTAA
- the SSP2 gene encoding Ssp2p (similar to Saccharomyces cerevisiae SSP2 (YOR242C); ancestral locus Anc_8.670): MHKGYCSNTEVYTKHKNSEDVRKKVLRSRRSSFFSFFNDSSNSNGNELIGFRRFAKAYLFGDETGACGTASYTPVKANMNKRRAKKEDKNDQQLWKRQHHSQGCLFFMDDDSNGKKETAVTDPYDNCKYIDNNLVLRGEQYPEETKFLDEKITGSQNQALLKTRSISINDIPRGTGIASVLSQVRGGSLERIVVYRYDTPERSLHKVDLFFLNCDGAQSFMRYATTNIFKVNGVHLKPEWIFLESTYENIMKEQSVNRILEEGKLISRCLIVKKSLTKTVLKKTNQDKAQNLENIDIQELEKDFRNFGEVLEITPIVSRKLCVSIFFYDISSAMRAMEEYGQKGSYINTKYFKAWTIWYGKDITDQPCIDL, encoded by the coding sequence ATGCATAAGGGCTACTGTTCAAATACAGAAGTTTATACGAAACATAAAAACTCAGAAGAtgtgagaaaaaaagttttgagGTCGAGAAgatcatcttttttttccttcttcaatgactCGTCAAACTCGAATGGGAACGAACTCATAGGTTTTAGACGATTTGCGAAGGCTTATTTGTTTGGAGACGAGACAGGTGCATGTGGAACTGCTTCTTATACACCTGTAAAGGCAAATATGAATAAAAGACGtgcaaagaaagaggaTAAAAATGATCAACAACTTTGGAAAAGACAGCACCATTCACAAGGTTGCCTATTTTTCATGGACGATGACAgtaatggaaaaaaagaaacagcaGTAACGGATCCCTATGATAATTGCAAATACATTGATAATAATTTGGTTTTAAGAGGAGAACAATAtccagaagaaacaaagtTTCTTGATGAGAAAATAACAGGATCTCAAAATCAAGCCCTTCTCAAAACAAGatcaatttcaataaacGACATACCACGTGGCACAGGAATCGCTAGTGTACTGTCTCAGGTGCGTGGAGGCTCGCTGGAAAGAATTGTAGTTTACAGGTACGACACTCCGGAACGTTCTCTACACAAAGTTGACCTGTTTTTCCTAAACTGTGATGGGGCCCAGTCATTTATGAGATACGCGACGacaaatatttttaaaGTCAATGGGGTTCACCTAAAACCAGAGTGGATCTTCCTTGAAAGCACATATGAAAATATTATGAAAGAGCAATCCGTAAACAGAATACTCGAAGAGGGAAAACTCATATCAAGGTGCTTGATcgtaaaaaaaagcctGACAAAAACGGTACTTAAGAAAACAAACCAAGACAAAGCACAAAACTTAGAAAACATTGATATTCAGGAACTGGAAAAGGACTTTCGAAATTTTGGGGAGGTTTTAGAGATTACACCCATTGTATCAAGAAAGTTATGCGTTTCTATATTCTTTTATGATATCTCCAGTGCCATGAGAGCCATGGAAGAATACGGACAGAAAGGCTCATATATTAATACTAAATACTTCAAGGCGTGGACAATATGGTATGGGAAAGATATCACAGACCAGCCTTGTATTGACCTGTAA